A portion of the candidate division KSB1 bacterium genome contains these proteins:
- a CDS encoding S-layer homology domain-containing protein: MQNRSLKFVATLLASVLVLWLVGCGPKAIKPKSVLDTPDNHFNQGMRELDRGNLDLAVQEFERAKSLDPKYAEAYAGLALVHASKQDFQKAMELVDQALAKNKNSLEARIIKGRIITMRRKGDDWMEEAVKEFKKAAEQYPSSDKPLYFMGITYKEGYDFGQAAAAFAKVIEMKGNYAAAADKEWALVQKIQRAAPGTKVGAKIALIPEISRADLGVLLMEELKLMELLEKKRAKTYDTGFRPPEDVTKMAQPEAKLPDVTDIEGHWAKNWIKDIVAAQGMDVFPDHTFRPDEKITRANYAKIMQDIMILATGDQTLATKFIGESSPFPDVNPSHWAFNSIMLMVSRGIMAADKMTGEFRLNDHMSGADALLAIRDFQNAMRMTF, translated from the coding sequence ATGCAGAACAGAAGTCTAAAGTTCGTCGCAACGCTGCTGGCAAGCGTGCTTGTCCTCTGGCTGGTTGGATGCGGCCCGAAGGCAATCAAGCCCAAGTCGGTGCTGGACACGCCGGACAACCACTTCAACCAGGGCATGCGGGAGCTGGACCGTGGCAATCTCGACCTGGCGGTGCAGGAGTTCGAGCGCGCCAAGTCACTGGACCCGAAGTACGCCGAGGCTTACGCCGGCCTGGCCCTGGTGCATGCCAGCAAGCAGGACTTCCAGAAGGCGATGGAGCTGGTTGACCAAGCCCTCGCCAAGAACAAGAACTCCCTTGAGGCGCGCATCATCAAGGGACGCATCATCACCATGCGTCGCAAAGGTGATGACTGGATGGAGGAGGCGGTCAAGGAGTTCAAGAAGGCAGCCGAGCAGTACCCAAGCAGCGACAAGCCGCTGTACTTCATGGGCATCACCTACAAGGAAGGCTATGACTTTGGTCAGGCGGCCGCTGCTTTCGCCAAGGTGATCGAGATGAAGGGCAACTATGCGGCAGCTGCCGACAAGGAGTGGGCCTTGGTGCAAAAGATTCAACGCGCCGCTCCTGGCACCAAAGTCGGCGCCAAGATCGCCCTCATCCCTGAGATCAGCCGGGCGGACCTGGGGGTGCTGCTGATGGAAGAGCTCAAGCTCATGGAGCTGCTGGAGAAGAAGCGCGCCAAGACGTACGACACTGGCTTCCGCCCGCCCGAAGACGTCACCAAGATGGCACAGCCCGAAGCGAAGCTTCCCGATGTGACGGACATCGAGGGGCATTGGGCTAAGAACTGGATCAAAGACATCGTGGCGGCCCAGGGCATGGATGTCTTCCCCGACCATACCTTCCGCCCGGACGAGAAGATCACCAGAGCCAACTACGCCAAAATCATGCAGGACATCATGATCCTGGCCACAGGCGACCAGACGCTGGCCACCAAGTTTATCGGCGAGTCGTCGCCCTTCCCGGATGTCAACCCAAGCCACTGGGCGTTCAACTCCATCATGCTCATGGTCAGCCGCGGCATCATGGCGGCCGACAAGATGACCGGCGAGTTCCGGCTCAACGACCACATGTCCGGGGCTGATGCCCTTCTGGCCATACGTGACTTCCAGAACGCAATGCGCATGACGTTCTAA
- a CDS encoding LPP20 family lipoprotein, with product MRAVRAMFVCVLVACATLAWGQYLTQPVGPAGSVDWSRQVVRATGIGAPNPDHPLAAQRAGAIEAAKRAAFRNLLEAVQGVQLTSEVTVRNAMVENDVINTRVQGVLRNFTIVDTKYMSTGDVEVTVEMPLTGALADVLLPAHLGGGVYPGAAQPLCPVCGQPWPAGKPVPPGVQLIQPGAPGVQAQAAAAGTYTGLIIDTKGLGVRPAMAPKVLDENGQEVYGSKFVSRDWAVQIGMVGYDKDVNRARTNERVTNNPLIVKAIKATGANKADVVISNADAAAIHAASSTQSFLDKCRVMFVVD from the coding sequence ATGAGAGCGGTCCGTGCAATGTTCGTGTGCGTGCTGGTAGCGTGCGCGACGCTCGCGTGGGGACAGTACCTCACCCAGCCGGTGGGGCCGGCGGGCAGCGTCGATTGGAGTCGACAGGTCGTGCGGGCCACCGGCATAGGGGCACCGAATCCTGACCACCCCTTGGCAGCGCAGCGCGCAGGGGCTATCGAGGCAGCCAAGCGAGCCGCCTTCCGCAATCTCCTCGAAGCCGTGCAAGGGGTTCAGCTTACCTCGGAAGTGACAGTCCGCAACGCCATGGTGGAAAATGACGTCATCAACACCCGCGTGCAGGGCGTCCTGCGCAACTTCACCATCGTGGACACCAAGTACATGTCCACCGGCGATGTGGAGGTCACCGTCGAGATGCCCCTGACCGGCGCGTTGGCAGACGTCTTGTTGCCGGCGCACTTGGGCGGCGGTGTCTACCCCGGGGCGGCTCAACCCCTCTGCCCGGTCTGCGGCCAACCGTGGCCCGCGGGCAAGCCGGTGCCTCCCGGTGTGCAGCTCATCCAGCCCGGAGCACCCGGCGTACAGGCACAAGCAGCTGCGGCAGGGACTTACACTGGTCTGATCATCGACACCAAGGGGCTGGGTGTCCGCCCTGCCATGGCGCCAAAAGTCCTGGATGAGAACGGCCAGGAAGTGTACGGCTCCAAGTTCGTGAGCAGGGACTGGGCCGTGCAGATCGGCATGGTGGGCTACGACAAGGACGTCAACCGTGCACGCACGAACGAGCGGGTGACGAACAATCCTCTCATCGTCAAGGCCATTAAGGCCACGGGTGCCAACAAGGCGGATGTGGTCATCTCCAACGCCGATGCGGCGGCCATCCATGCGGCCTCCAGCACCCAGAGCTTCCTGGACAAGTGTCGGGTCATGTTCGTCGTCGACTGA
- the mutL gene encoding DNA mismatch repair endonuclease MutL, giving the protein MPENRIHVLPEHVANKIAAGEVVDRPASVVKELVENALDAGARQIDIVIKGGGKLLVQVIDDGCGMSAQDAPLAFQRHSTSKIATAADLENITTLGFRGEALASIASVARVELASAEEDAGESTVVRVEGGTLVEIGKEAFRKGTSVAVKNLFYNTPARRKFLRSDETEYRHILTVLTHFTLAFPEVGFSLINGDVEVFALQPSSLQARIAAVLGDRTAATMLPVEDQGSVLRIHGMVGKPEEARKSRGNQYLFLNRRYVVDRALNHAVMAGYGESVPGGLFPSYVLFLELDPSRVDVNVHPTKTEVKLADAQLAYDLLRGAVRRALTQRAEAPPRPGIDSHLRQPLTPRQQAALPMEFLVPAEVGRSSQASGAAPVTESLAVPRIPLASERPNVWQFHDTYILSEIKSGLVIIDQHAAHERILFEQAMRDLSDSKPSSQQLLFPQTVQLSAEDYDLLMEMLPFLEMLGFLIRSFGKQTVVVEGVPSGYRGGDEARLLVEVIDEYRENRRSGIELRESVARSYACHAAVRAGERLSVEAMNALIDQLFATENPYYCPHGRPTIINISLDELTRRFQR; this is encoded by the coding sequence ATGCCCGAAAACCGCATACATGTACTGCCCGAGCATGTGGCCAACAAGATTGCCGCCGGCGAGGTGGTTGATCGCCCGGCGTCGGTGGTGAAGGAGCTCGTGGAAAACGCCTTGGACGCAGGTGCGCGCCAGATCGACATCGTCATCAAAGGCGGTGGTAAGCTGCTGGTGCAAGTGATTGACGATGGCTGCGGGATGAGCGCCCAGGATGCCCCGTTGGCCTTTCAGCGCCATTCCACCAGCAAAATTGCCACTGCTGCTGACCTGGAGAACATCACAACCCTCGGCTTCCGCGGCGAGGCCCTTGCCAGCATCGCCTCGGTGGCGCGCGTGGAACTGGCTTCGGCTGAGGAAGACGCAGGCGAGAGTACCGTGGTGCGGGTCGAGGGGGGGACACTCGTCGAGATTGGCAAAGAGGCTTTCCGCAAGGGAACCTCGGTGGCGGTGAAGAACCTGTTCTACAACACTCCGGCGCGACGCAAATTCCTTCGCTCCGACGAGACTGAGTACCGCCATATTCTCACCGTGCTGACCCATTTCACCCTCGCCTTTCCGGAAGTCGGCTTTTCGCTGATCAATGGTGACGTGGAGGTTTTTGCTCTGCAACCGAGCAGCCTGCAGGCGCGCATTGCGGCTGTGCTCGGCGATCGCACCGCTGCGACGATGCTGCCCGTGGAGGATCAGGGCTCGGTCTTGCGCATCCACGGCATGGTGGGCAAGCCGGAAGAAGCCCGCAAGTCGAGAGGAAACCAGTACCTCTTTCTCAACCGCCGCTATGTAGTCGACCGCGCGCTCAACCATGCGGTGATGGCCGGCTACGGCGAGAGCGTCCCGGGGGGGCTGTTCCCCAGTTATGTGCTCTTCCTGGAGTTGGACCCCAGCCGCGTGGACGTCAATGTGCATCCCACCAAGACGGAAGTCAAGTTGGCGGATGCGCAGTTGGCCTATGACCTCTTGCGCGGGGCAGTGCGCCGCGCCCTGACGCAGCGCGCTGAAGCCCCACCACGACCAGGGATCGACAGCCACCTCCGCCAACCATTGACCCCACGGCAGCAAGCAGCTCTGCCCATGGAGTTTCTCGTCCCTGCTGAGGTGGGGCGAAGCAGTCAAGCAAGCGGGGCTGCTCCCGTGACCGAGAGCCTTGCTGTACCGCGCATCCCCCTGGCGTCGGAACGGCCCAATGTGTGGCAGTTCCACGACACCTACATCTTGTCCGAGATCAAGAGCGGTTTGGTCATCATCGACCAACACGCCGCCCATGAGCGCATCCTCTTCGAGCAGGCAATGCGCGACCTGAGCGACTCGAAGCCTTCGTCGCAGCAGCTTCTCTTCCCCCAGACGGTGCAGCTGTCAGCGGAGGACTATGATCTGTTGATGGAGATGCTCCCCTTTCTGGAAATGCTTGGCTTTCTCATTCGCAGCTTTGGCAAGCAGACGGTCGTCGTGGAAGGGGTTCCCTCCGGGTATCGAGGCGGCGACGAGGCGCGCCTCTTGGTAGAGGTCATTGACGAGTACCGCGAGAACCGCCGCTCCGGGATAGAGCTGCGCGAGAGCGTGGCTCGCTCCTACGCCTGCCACGCGGCGGTGCGTGCAGGGGAGCGGCTGTCAGTGGAGGCCATGAATGCGCTCATCGATCAACTCTTCGCCACCGAGAACCCCTACTACTGTCCGCACGGTCGTCCCACCATCATCAACATCTCCCTGGATGAACTCACCCGGCGCTTCCAGAGGTAA
- a CDS encoding flagellar assembly protein T N-terminal domain-containing protein: MKTLATVVLLSLTLLIGGVSGICQVPPPMTKVIEAVGTGSIFEGDVAGARDRAIDDALRQAVEQALGTFIESETKVQNYQVVDDNILSWTRGYVQNYTILSDYKKTPELYEVRLKAEVALGELQRDAEAVKNLIERMGNPRVMVIIDEQNIGDPTGHFRWFDVNMTAAETAIMQKFVDSDFPVVDPGTVRENIKREQVMAALQGDDKAAAAIGLSFGAEIVITGKAVATVASGFNMAGMKSCQANITARVVEADVGRVLATASEHAAYPHIDEVTGGTMAIQKAANKFAEGLIAKILAKWRDKYYNVGEVKIVLRGLESMAQLSDFVTTAKFYLRGVKNIYQRNYGGGSAELDVKISGNATQLAREFERRDFGRFTITVESVSANRITARFVPKVQPVAEPE; this comes from the coding sequence GTGAAGACTCTCGCAACCGTCGTACTGCTATCGCTCACGCTGCTCATCGGTGGCGTCTCTGGCATCTGCCAAGTACCGCCCCCTATGACCAAGGTGATCGAAGCAGTCGGCACCGGCAGCATCTTTGAGGGCGACGTGGCAGGCGCCCGCGACCGTGCCATCGATGACGCCTTGCGCCAGGCAGTAGAACAGGCCCTTGGCACCTTCATCGAGTCCGAGACCAAGGTGCAGAACTACCAGGTCGTCGATGACAACATCCTCAGCTGGACGCGCGGCTATGTGCAAAACTACACCATCCTTTCCGATTACAAGAAGACCCCGGAGCTCTACGAGGTGCGCCTCAAGGCAGAGGTGGCACTGGGCGAGCTGCAGCGCGACGCTGAGGCGGTCAAGAACCTTATCGAGCGCATGGGCAACCCGCGGGTGATGGTCATTATCGACGAGCAGAACATCGGCGACCCGACCGGGCACTTCCGATGGTTTGACGTCAACATGACCGCCGCCGAGACGGCGATCATGCAAAAGTTCGTGGACAGCGACTTCCCCGTGGTGGACCCCGGCACGGTGCGCGAGAACATCAAGCGCGAGCAGGTGATGGCCGCCCTGCAAGGAGACGACAAAGCGGCCGCCGCCATAGGCCTCTCCTTTGGCGCCGAAATCGTCATCACCGGCAAGGCGGTGGCAACGGTGGCCAGCGGTTTCAACATGGCGGGCATGAAGTCCTGCCAGGCGAACATCACGGCGCGGGTGGTCGAGGCCGATGTGGGCCGCGTGCTGGCCACAGCCAGCGAGCACGCCGCCTACCCGCACATCGACGAAGTGACCGGCGGCACTATGGCCATTCAGAAGGCCGCGAACAAGTTCGCCGAAGGACTCATTGCCAAGATCCTCGCCAAGTGGCGGGACAAGTACTACAACGTCGGCGAGGTGAAGATCGTGCTGCGCGGGCTGGAGTCTATGGCCCAGTTGAGCGATTTCGTCACCACCGCCAAGTTCTACCTGCGTGGCGTCAAGAACATCTACCAGCGCAACTATGGCGGTGGCTCTGCCGAGCTGGATGTGAAGATCAGTGGCAATGCCACCCAGCTGGCGCGGGAATTCGAGCGGCGCGACTTTGGTCGCTTCACCATCACGGTGGAGAGCGTCTCTGCCAACCGGATCACAGCTCGCTTCGTGCCGAAAGTGCAACCTGTCGCTGAGCCTGAGTAG
- the miaA gene encoding tRNA (adenosine(37)-N6)-dimethylallyltransferase MiaA, with translation MRARVERGRVTIPVIVGPTAAGKSAVALNVASRLGAEIVSADSRQVYKFMDIGTAKPTLEERALVPHHLIDIRQPDEYYSAGEYARDAAAAVAGILARGRFPIVVGGSGFYIKALVDGLFGPKVADPALRARLRQEAQDLGVQALWQRLADVDPVSAACLHPNDAQRIIRALEVYESTGVPISLHQARHRPEPSFGWHFLGLRWPRQELYARIERRVDEMMAEGLEQEVRQLLALGYDERLVSLRTVGYKEMFAFIRGELSLEEAVVQIKQHTRNYAKRQMTWFRRDARVGWVDVNEAEGLAQAERQVEEIIARYIGEFSS, from the coding sequence ATGCGGGCTCGGGTAGAGCGCGGGCGGGTCACCATCCCGGTGATCGTTGGCCCCACCGCTGCCGGAAAGAGCGCGGTGGCACTCAATGTGGCATCACGCCTGGGCGCAGAGATCGTCTCCGCCGATTCCCGGCAGGTGTACAAGTTCATGGACATCGGTACAGCCAAGCCCACTTTGGAAGAGCGCGCCCTCGTCCCTCACCACCTCATTGACATTCGCCAGCCTGATGAGTACTACAGCGCCGGCGAATATGCGCGCGACGCAGCGGCGGCCGTCGCCGGGATATTGGCCAGAGGGCGCTTCCCCATTGTCGTGGGTGGGTCTGGCTTCTACATCAAGGCGCTGGTGGACGGCCTGTTCGGGCCGAAGGTGGCGGACCCCGCCCTGCGCGCGCGCCTGCGCCAGGAAGCGCAAGACCTTGGCGTGCAAGCACTTTGGCAGCGCCTGGCAGATGTCGACCCCGTCAGCGCTGCCTGCCTCCATCCCAACGATGCCCAGCGCATCATCCGCGCCCTGGAGGTCTACGAATCCACCGGGGTGCCGATTTCCCTGCACCAGGCGCGACATCGGCCCGAGCCGTCCTTTGGTTGGCATTTCCTCGGCTTGCGCTGGCCGCGCCAGGAGCTGTACGCGCGCATAGAGCGACGCGTGGACGAGATGATGGCCGAAGGGTTGGAGCAGGAGGTCCGCCAGTTGCTGGCTTTGGGCTATGACGAGCGCCTCGTCAGCCTGCGCACCGTGGGCTACAAAGAGATGTTCGCCTTTATCAGGGGAGAATTGTCACTGGAGGAAGCGGTTGTGCAGATCAAGCAGCACACGCGCAACTACGCCAAGAGGCAAATGACTTGGTTCCGGCGCGACGCCCGCGTGGGGTGGGTGGACGTGAACGAAGCCGAGGGGCTGGCCCAGGCGGAGCGCCAGGTGGAGGAGATCATCGCGAGATACATTGGCGAATTTTCCTCTTGA
- a CDS encoding FecR family protein, producing the protein MEKMRHWLPLAVMTLILVHSLPAYPQPPKLGTITFLVGNANDITVRRQASNEWLPAKLKMELYEGDVIRTAKESRAEITLFDKSILRVGEQTELELNKATIAKKVKEVQSNLNKGKLWANIAQAEGRRTFQVKAPTAVCAVRGTVYRIDADSVTTLLVYQGAVDVGPLSKLEPKREKPGPRSLQPYQIPGPYEVPPPYQVTLEEWIRIVKGFQVTVRPDGKYHKSRFDEAEDAKLEWVRWNKERDRQARQR; encoded by the coding sequence ATGGAAAAGATGCGGCATTGGTTACCCCTTGCTGTCATGACGCTGATACTTGTTCACTCTCTGCCCGCTTATCCTCAGCCGCCCAAGCTCGGCACGATTACCTTCCTCGTGGGCAATGCGAACGACATCACCGTGCGACGCCAGGCCAGCAACGAATGGCTGCCGGCCAAGTTGAAAATGGAGCTGTATGAGGGCGATGTCATCCGCACCGCGAAAGAGTCGCGCGCGGAGATCACCCTTTTCGACAAGAGCATTCTCCGCGTCGGTGAGCAAACCGAGCTAGAACTTAACAAGGCAACGATCGCCAAGAAGGTCAAGGAAGTGCAGTCCAATCTGAACAAGGGAAAGCTTTGGGCAAATATCGCCCAGGCAGAAGGCAGGCGCACTTTTCAGGTGAAGGCGCCCACGGCAGTTTGCGCGGTGCGCGGCACGGTCTATCGCATTGACGCGGACTCGGTCACCACCCTGCTGGTGTACCAAGGCGCAGTGGACGTCGGTCCCCTGAGCAAACTCGAGCCCAAGCGGGAAAAACCGGGCCCCCGCTCCTTGCAACCCTACCAAATACCAGGGCCCTACGAGGTGCCTCCCCCCTATCAGGTTACCCTCGAGGAGTGGATTCGCATTGTGAAGGGCTTTCAAGTAACTGTGCGACCAGACGGCAAATACCACAAGAGCCGTTTCGACGAAGCAGAAGACGCCAAGCTGGAGTGGGTGCGGTGGAACAAGGAGCGCGATCGTCAGGCCCGCCAACGGTAG